DNA from Tsuneonella dongtanensis:
ACGAGGCCGCCCATCCGGTCGAGGTTCTTCTGCATCCGCTCAGGGTACACGAGCAGCTTGTCGACGACGCCGGTCAGCCGCGCGAGCGCGAAGTCGAGCGTGATGGTGGCGTCGGGCCCGATGAACCGCTCGACCGAGGAGTGGCTGATATCGCGCTCGTGCCACAGGGCGACGTTCTCGAGCGCGGGCAGGGCATAGGCGCGGATCATGCGGGCCTGGCCGGTGAGGTTCTCGGTCAGGATGGGGTTGCGCTTGTGCGGCATCGCCGAAGAGCCCTTCTGCCCGGGCGAGAAGTACTCCTCCGCTTCGAGCACTTCGGTGCGCTGGAGGTGGCGGATTTCGACCGCCAGCCGCTCGATCGAGCCGGCGATCACCGCGAGCGTGGCGAAGTACATCGCGTGCCGATCGCGCGGGATGACCTGCGTCGACACCGGCTCGACCGCGAGGCCGAGCCGCTCCGCGACATGCGCCTCCACTTCGGGCGAGACGTTGGCGAACGTACCGACCGCGCCCGAAATCGCGCAGGTCGCGATCTCGCGGCGCGCATGGATCAGCCGTTCGCGGCACCGCGCGAACTCGGCATAGGCCTGCGCGAGCTTGAGGCCGAAGGTCACCGGCTCGGCATGGATGCCGTGGCTGCGGCCGATGGTGGGGGTGTACTTGTGCTCCTCCGCGCGGCGCTTGATGGCAGCCAGCAGCAGGTCGAGGTCTTCCAGCAGCAGGTCGCTCGCCTTGGCAAGCTGCACCGCCAGCGTCGTGTCGAGCACGTCGGAACTGGTCATGCCTTGGTGCATGAAGCGCGCTTCGTCGCCGACCTGCTCGGCGACCCAGGTGAGGAAGGCGATCACGTCGTGCTTGGTCACCGCCTCGATCGCGTCGATCGCGGGGACGTCGATCTTCGGATCGGTCGCCCACCAGTCCCACAGCGCCTTCGCCGCGCTCTCGGGAACGACGCCGAGCTCGCCCAGCTTCTCGGTCGCGTGCGCCTCGATCTCGAACCAGATGCGATAACGCGCCTCCGGCTCCCAGATCGCGGTCATGGCGGGGCGGGCGTAGCGGGGGACCATCTGAGACTCCGGTTGGGCGTTGCGCGGAGCCGCTACGGGTGCGGGGCCGCTATATCAACCCCTTCGCCTTCAGGCTCGCATGGCCCTGGCGGCCGACGATCACGTGGTCGTGGACGACGATGCCGAGCAGGCGACCGGCCTCGGCGATGCGCCGGGTGATCTCGATGTCCGCGCGGCTCGGCTCGGGATTGCCGCTCGGATGGTTGTGGACGAGGATCAGGGCGGTCGCCCCCACGTCGAGCGCCTTGCGCACGACCTCGCGCGGGTGGATCGCCGCTTCGTCGATCGATCCGTCGCCCACGTGATGGTCGACGATCAGACGGTTGCGCGTATCGAGGTAGAGCACGCGCACGCGTTCGACCGTCAGGTGCGCCATGTCGATGGTGAGATAGTCGATCAGCGCCTGCCAGCTTCCGAGCACCGGCTTGTCCTGGACCTCGTTCCTCGCCATGCGCCGCGCGGCGAGGGCCACGGCCTTCAGCGCGGCCGCTCCGCCTTCGCCCATGCCCTTGACCTGCTGGATCGCGCCCGGCTCGGCGTTCAGCACAGCATTGAGCGATCCGAACCGGGCCAAAAGAGCCTTGGCGAGCGGCTTGGTGTCGCCACGCGGGTTGGCGGCAAAGAGCAGGAATTCGAGTATCTCGTAGTCGGCGAGCGCCTCCGCCCCGCCGTTGAGCAAGCGCTCCCGCAGGCGCGCGCGGTGCCCCGCATGGCCGCCGTCGGGCATTTTCCCTTCAGCCTGCGGCAACCTTTCCCCCGTCACTGCGTTGACTTAGCTGCGCAATGCCTGCGGGCGCGCGCGCACGCAAGTGGGGGTTAATGGCCGAGGGTACCGGCGAAGTCGAACAGGTTGCCCCGGCCCGGCACCGCCGGCGCTGGCCGCGCGTGCTCGCGATCATCGCAATCTCCTTGTTGGTGGCACTGGCCGCCCTCTGGTTCTCGCGTGAGCGGATCGCGGGCAATTTCATCGCGGGGCAGCTGCGCGAATATGACATCCCCGCGACCTACGAGATCGAGCGCATCGGGCCCGACCGCCAGGTCCTCACGAACATCGTTGTCGGCGACCCCGACAACCCTGACCTGACCATCGAGCGCGCCGAAGTCGCGATCCGCTACAGGCTCGGCACGCCCACGCTGGGGCGCATCACGCTCGTACGTCCGCGCCTGTTCGGCA
Protein-coding regions in this window:
- the purB gene encoding adenylosuccinate lyase, translated to MVPRYARPAMTAIWEPEARYRIWFEIEAHATEKLGELGVVPESAAKALWDWWATDPKIDVPAIDAIEAVTKHDVIAFLTWVAEQVGDEARFMHQGMTSSDVLDTTLAVQLAKASDLLLEDLDLLLAAIKRRAEEHKYTPTIGRSHGIHAEPVTFGLKLAQAYAEFARCRERLIHARREIATCAISGAVGTFANVSPEVEAHVAERLGLAVEPVSTQVIPRDRHAMYFATLAVIAGSIERLAVEIRHLQRTEVLEAEEYFSPGQKGSSAMPHKRNPILTENLTGQARMIRAYALPALENVALWHERDISHSSVERFIGPDATITLDFALARLTGVVDKLLVYPERMQKNLDRMGGLVHSQRVLLALTQAGVSREDAYRLVQRNAMKVWESDGALSLLDLLKADAEVAAALSAEALEEKFDLEYHFKHVDTIFARVFGS
- the radC gene encoding RadC family protein — protein: MPDGGHAGHRARLRERLLNGGAEALADYEILEFLLFAANPRGDTKPLAKALLARFGSLNAVLNAEPGAIQQVKGMGEGGAAALKAVALAARRMARNEVQDKPVLGSWQALIDYLTIDMAHLTVERVRVLYLDTRNRLIVDHHVGDGSIDEAAIHPREVVRKALDVGATALILVHNHPSGNPEPSRADIEITRRIAEAGRLLGIVVHDHVIVGRQGHASLKAKGLI